Proteins found in one Pseudomonas mosselii genomic segment:
- a CDS encoding tautomerase family protein, with translation MPVVRVSWFEGKDHAAKEAVAAEITQSIVKNTGTDANYIYVIFEDVAPSDWAGAGKLFGDDPKKT, from the coding sequence ATGCCCGTTGTACGAGTCAGCTGGTTCGAAGGAAAAGACCACGCCGCGAAGGAAGCTGTCGCTGCAGAAATCACCCAGAGCATCGTGAAAAACACCGGTACCGATGCCAATTACATCTACGTCATTTTTGAAGACGTGGCGCCATCGGATTGGGCCGGTGCAGGCAAGCTGTTCGGCGACGATCCGAAGAAGACCTAA
- a CDS encoding DoxX family protein has product MTAASRTLPYAALVLRLILGVMFLAHGLTKLLVFTPAGTAGFFESVGFSGFLAYPVIAFEVVGGLFLILGVLARWVAALATVQLLVAASVHFGNGWSFTNANGGWEYPVFLAFTALALALLDDGAFALKRSARN; this is encoded by the coding sequence ATGACCGCCGCTAGCCGCACCCTCCCCTATGCCGCCCTGGTACTACGCCTAATCCTTGGCGTGATGTTTCTCGCTCATGGCCTGACCAAGCTGCTGGTGTTCACCCCGGCCGGCACAGCAGGTTTCTTTGAGTCCGTTGGCTTCTCCGGCTTTCTTGCCTATCCGGTCATTGCCTTTGAAGTGGTCGGCGGCCTGTTCCTGATCCTTGGTGTACTCGCTCGCTGGGTAGCGGCCCTAGCCACCGTGCAACTGCTGGTGGCAGCAAGCGTGCACTTCGGTAATGGCTGGAGCTTCACCAACGCCAATGGTGGCTGGGAATACCCGGTCTTTCTGGCATTCACTGCACTGGCCTTGGCGCTGCTGGATGACGGAGCCTTCGCCTTGAAACGTTCAGCACGTAACTAA
- a CDS encoding acyl-CoA dehydrogenase family protein, producing MIRDTETLQILLDSLRQFVGEVLIPRENEVAETDAIPKDIVDQMREMGLFGLTIPEAYGGLGVTMEEEVNIAFELGRTSPAFRSYIGTNNGIGSIGILLDGTEEQRNQYLPQLASGELLSSFCLTEPDAGSDAGSLKTNAVRDADSYILNGTKRYITNAPHAGIYTVMARTNPEIKGASGISAFIVERGTPGVSLGKTDHKMGHKGAHTCDVIFENARVPASQLIGGVEGVGFKTAMKVLDKGRLHIAALSVGAAERMLDDALHYALDRKQFGQPIAEFQLIQAMLADSKAEIYAARCMVLDAARKRDEGKNVSTEASCAKMFSTEMCGRVADRCVQIHGGAGYVSEYAIERFYRDVRLFRIYEGTTQIQQVVIARNMIREAQR from the coding sequence ATGATCCGTGATACCGAAACCCTGCAGATTCTGCTGGATTCTCTTCGCCAGTTCGTCGGTGAGGTACTGATTCCTCGGGAAAACGAGGTGGCTGAAACGGATGCGATCCCTAAGGACATCGTCGATCAGATGCGCGAGATGGGCCTGTTCGGGTTAACGATTCCGGAAGCCTATGGCGGCCTGGGCGTGACTATGGAGGAAGAGGTAAACATCGCCTTCGAGTTGGGTCGCACCTCACCGGCTTTCCGTTCCTACATCGGCACCAACAACGGCATTGGCTCAATCGGCATTTTGCTTGACGGTACAGAGGAGCAGCGCAACCAGTACCTGCCGCAACTGGCAAGCGGCGAGCTGCTCAGCTCGTTCTGCCTGACCGAGCCAGATGCCGGCTCCGATGCGGGCTCGTTGAAAACCAATGCTGTGCGTGACGCTGACAGCTACATCCTCAACGGTACCAAACGTTACATCACCAACGCGCCACACGCGGGCATTTACACGGTGATGGCCCGTACCAACCCGGAAATCAAAGGCGCCTCCGGTATCAGCGCCTTTATCGTTGAGCGCGGCACACCCGGCGTGTCGCTGGGCAAGACGGACCACAAGATGGGCCACAAAGGCGCCCATACCTGCGACGTGATCTTTGAAAATGCGCGAGTGCCCGCCAGCCAGTTGATAGGCGGCGTCGAAGGCGTTGGTTTCAAGACCGCGATGAAGGTGCTGGATAAGGGCCGCCTGCATATCGCTGCACTGAGTGTCGGCGCAGCCGAACGCATGCTGGACGATGCCCTGCACTATGCGCTGGACCGCAAACAGTTCGGCCAGCCCATCGCGGAGTTCCAACTGATCCAGGCGATGCTGGCTGATAGCAAAGCCGAAATCTACGCGGCCCGCTGCATGGTGCTGGATGCCGCGCGCAAGCGCGACGAGGGCAAGAACGTCAGTACCGAAGCCTCCTGCGCGAAGATGTTCTCCACCGAGATGTGCGGTCGTGTCGCCGACCGCTGCGTGCAGATCCACGGTGGCGCCGGCTACGTCAGCGAGTACGCCATTGAGCGCTTCTACCGTGACGTGCGGCTGTTCCGTATCTACGAAGGCACCACACAGATTCAGCAGGTGGTTATCGCCCGTAACATGATCCGCGAAGCGCAGCGGTGA
- a CDS encoding DODA-type extradiol aromatic ring-opening family dioxygenase — protein sequence MSLAYPVLFVSHGAPTFAIEPGQAGARLAELGRALPRPSAIVIVSPHWMTRGSVRVGSSKAPETIHDFGGFPQALYRLQYPATGNPALAEQICNLLSRNGIAATTESNRGLDHGAWVPLLHLLPTADIPVVQVSMPHPLNPLGAWQLGQALKPLRDQGVLIIGSGSLTHNLYEFRSNYGDPAEYVARFSDWIRDALQAGDLPALLAYRRNAPEAERAHPSEEHLLPLFLALGAAGEHYAVDVLEGGVADGVLAMDSYLFKSPTATQEITQA from the coding sequence ATGAGTCTGGCCTATCCAGTGTTGTTCGTGTCCCACGGAGCACCAACCTTTGCCATCGAACCCGGCCAGGCCGGGGCACGCCTGGCTGAGCTAGGCCGAGCGCTGCCACGGCCTAGCGCCATCGTAATCGTCTCTCCTCACTGGATGACCCGTGGGAGCGTGCGTGTAGGCAGCAGCAAGGCGCCGGAAACCATTCACGACTTCGGAGGCTTTCCGCAAGCACTGTATCGCCTGCAATACCCTGCAACCGGCAATCCTGCATTGGCCGAGCAAATCTGCAACCTGCTTTCCCGCAATGGGATTGCCGCAACTACCGAATCGAATCGAGGCCTGGACCACGGCGCCTGGGTGCCGTTGCTGCACCTATTGCCCACTGCGGATATCCCGGTGGTCCAAGTGTCCATGCCCCACCCGCTCAATCCATTGGGTGCCTGGCAGCTTGGCCAGGCACTCAAGCCGCTGCGCGATCAGGGCGTGCTGATCATTGGCTCCGGCAGTCTGACCCATAACCTTTATGAGTTCCGTAGCAACTACGGCGACCCGGCTGAGTACGTAGCGCGTTTTTCCGACTGGATCCGTGACGCCCTGCAAGCCGGTGACCTGCCAGCGCTGCTCGCCTACCGCCGCAATGCCCCGGAGGCCGAGCGTGCGCACCCCAGTGAAGAACATTTGTTGCCGCTATTTCTGGCGCTCGGTGCCGCAGGCGAGCACTACGCCGTGGATGTGCTAGAGGGCGGTGTCGCCGACGGCGTACTGGCTATGGACAGCTACCTGTTCAAAAGCCCAACCGCCACTCAGGAGATTACTCAAGCATGA
- a CDS encoding LysR family transcriptional regulator → MDRALEMQVFCAVVDKGSFVGAVDALEMSKAAVSRHVNALEERLGVRLLQRTTRRLSLTEEGRVFYQQAREVLALMGEAESAVSSGNHEPAGVLRVNAPVSFGVLHLAPLWTAFLEQNPKIELDISLNDRQVDLVEEGYDVAVRIARLESSSLVGRRFASTRMRLCAAPSYIKSHAPVEVPQDLAEHRVIAYSNFSSGNEWSFTGPDGEHKVNTRSVIRCNNGDTCRSIALTAGGILLQPSFMVSEDLRRGDLVELLPEYRSVELGIYAVYPTRKHLASKVRAFINFLVEQFEQVDWESGYPAQKSQARAAKKM, encoded by the coding sequence ATGGATCGCGCGTTGGAGATGCAGGTGTTTTGCGCCGTGGTCGACAAGGGCAGCTTTGTCGGTGCCGTCGATGCGCTGGAAATGTCCAAGGCCGCCGTTTCCAGGCATGTAAATGCGCTGGAGGAACGCCTGGGCGTACGCCTGCTGCAACGCACCACGCGACGCTTATCACTGACCGAAGAAGGACGGGTTTTCTACCAGCAAGCGCGGGAAGTGCTGGCGTTGATGGGGGAGGCGGAAAGCGCTGTTTCTTCGGGCAACCATGAGCCTGCCGGCGTGCTGCGGGTCAATGCGCCGGTGAGTTTTGGTGTGTTGCACCTGGCGCCGCTGTGGACTGCCTTTTTGGAGCAAAACCCGAAGATTGAGCTGGATATCAGCCTGAACGATCGCCAGGTCGATTTGGTGGAGGAGGGGTATGACGTCGCGGTGCGCATCGCCCGGTTGGAAAGCTCTTCACTGGTGGGGCGCCGGTTTGCCAGCACGCGGATGCGCCTGTGTGCAGCCCCGAGCTACATCAAAAGCCATGCACCAGTAGAAGTGCCGCAAGACCTGGCCGAGCACCGGGTGATTGCCTATAGCAACTTTTCCAGTGGGAACGAATGGAGTTTTACCGGGCCCGATGGCGAGCATAAGGTCAACACGCGTTCGGTCATTCGCTGCAATAACGGTGATACATGCCGATCTATTGCGTTGACTGCTGGCGGCATTTTGCTGCAGCCAAGCTTTATGGTAAGTGAGGATCTTCGGCGGGGTGATCTGGTGGAGTTGCTACCGGAGTATCGCTCGGTAGAACTGGGTATTTATGCCGTCTACCCAACCCGCAAACACCTGGCATCCAAGGTGCGGGCATTTATCAATTTTCTGGTCGAACAGTTTGAGCAGGTCGACTGGGAGTCCGGCTACCCAGCACAAAAGAGCCAAGCCCGGGCTGCAAAGAAGATGTAA
- a CDS encoding putative quinol monooxygenase → MKDEVISIFTLSLAPEDFPEFKTLVAKIVAATSEEPGTLMYEYSVNEARTEVHIIERYRADAVVNHIEETFAPFGEKFLELVKITSLLVYGNPDAPTRKHLDAFGAVYMNPFDGFTRT, encoded by the coding sequence ATGAAAGACGAAGTCATCAGCATTTTTACCCTAAGCCTGGCTCCGGAAGACTTCCCTGAATTTAAAACGCTGGTTGCCAAGATTGTCGCCGCTACGAGCGAAGAGCCTGGCACCTTGATGTACGAATACAGCGTCAACGAGGCTCGCACTGAGGTGCACATTATCGAGCGTTACCGTGCCGATGCTGTCGTTAACCATATTGAAGAAACCTTCGCGCCGTTCGGCGAAAAGTTTCTCGAGCTGGTGAAAATCACCAGCCTGCTAGTTTATGGCAACCCAGACGCGCCGACGCGCAAGCACCTGGATGCCTTTGGCGCGGTGTACATGAATCCGTTTGATGGGTTTACCCGGACCTGA
- a CDS encoding SDR family NAD(P)-dependent oxidoreductase: MHINLAGKTALVTASTGGIGFAIAHGLALTGAIVIINGRSDSSVEKALARLSEAVPQATFSGVAADLGNADGVGVLTAALPTIDILVNNAGIYGLADFFEADDDCWEDYWQTNVMSGVRLSRALVPAMVQRGWGRVVFISSESARNIPADMVHYGVTKTAQLALSRGLAKRVAGSGVTVNSVLPGPTLSDGLAELLKGESARSGKSLEAVAAEFVMTHRPTSLIQRAATVDEVANMVVYICSTQASATSGAALRVDGGVVDDIL, encoded by the coding sequence ATGCACATCAATCTTGCCGGCAAGACCGCTTTGGTTACTGCCTCCACAGGCGGCATCGGCTTCGCCATTGCCCATGGCCTGGCGCTCACCGGCGCTATCGTGATCATCAACGGGCGGAGTGACAGCTCGGTCGAAAAAGCCCTGGCACGTTTGAGCGAAGCGGTACCGCAGGCCACCTTCAGCGGAGTCGCGGCTGATCTGGGCAATGCCGACGGCGTTGGCGTTCTTACAGCTGCGCTTCCCACCATCGACATTCTGGTCAACAACGCCGGCATCTATGGTTTGGCCGATTTCTTCGAGGCCGATGACGACTGCTGGGAAGACTATTGGCAAACTAACGTAATGTCCGGTGTTCGCCTGAGCCGCGCGTTGGTTCCAGCCATGGTCCAACGAGGTTGGGGTAGGGTGGTGTTTATCTCCTCGGAGTCAGCCCGAAATATCCCGGCCGATATGGTTCATTACGGCGTAACCAAGACGGCGCAACTGGCGTTGTCGCGTGGCTTGGCCAAACGTGTGGCCGGCAGCGGCGTAACCGTTAACAGCGTGCTGCCAGGCCCGACACTGTCTGATGGCTTGGCTGAGCTGCTCAAAGGAGAGTCTGCCCGCTCCGGCAAATCCTTGGAGGCCGTCGCTGCCGAATTCGTCATGACCCACCGTCCCACCTCGTTGATTCAACGTGCGGCCACGGTCGATGAGGTCGCCAATATGGTCGTCTATATCTGCTCCACCCAGGCGTCAGCCACCAGCGGCGCTGCGCTGCGGGTCGATGGCGGCGTGGTGGACGATATCCTCTGA
- a CDS encoding enoyl-CoA hydratase yields the protein MSHEPESVVNLEIREDGVAVVRIDRPEAKNALNSAVREQLAEHFRALARNGQVRAIVLTGGDTCFVAGADIREFAQARPIEMYLRHTELLWEAISRCPKPVIAAVNGFALGGGCELAMHCDIIVAGESARFGQPEVKLGLMPGAGGTQRLIRAVGKFQAMRIALTGCLVSAQQALAMGMLSEVVGDEQTIVRALELATEIAALPPLAVAQIKEVMLAGADLPLESALVLERKAFQLLFDSSDQKEGAQAFLEKRKAIFSGE from the coding sequence ATGAGTCACGAACCTGAATCTGTAGTGAACCTGGAAATTCGAGAAGACGGCGTTGCCGTCGTACGCATCGACCGGCCAGAAGCCAAGAACGCGCTCAATAGCGCGGTGCGTGAACAACTCGCCGAGCACTTTCGGGCACTGGCTCGCAATGGGCAGGTGCGGGCGATTGTACTTACCGGCGGTGACACCTGTTTTGTGGCCGGAGCCGATATCCGCGAGTTTGCCCAAGCGCGCCCGATTGAAATGTACCTGCGCCATACCGAGCTGCTGTGGGAAGCCATCTCCCGCTGCCCCAAGCCGGTCATCGCTGCAGTGAATGGTTTCGCCCTTGGCGGCGGCTGTGAGCTGGCCATGCACTGCGACATCATCGTCGCCGGCGAGTCGGCGCGCTTTGGCCAGCCAGAAGTCAAACTCGGCCTGATGCCGGGCGCCGGCGGTACTCAGCGTCTGATCCGCGCGGTCGGCAAGTTCCAGGCAATGCGCATTGCCCTTACCGGGTGCTTGGTCTCGGCCCAGCAAGCCTTGGCCATGGGCATGCTGAGTGAAGTGGTGGGCGACGAGCAGACCATTGTCCGTGCACTAGAGCTGGCCACTGAAATCGCCGCCTTGCCGCCGCTAGCCGTCGCGCAGATCAAAGAAGTGATGCTGGCCGGTGCTGACCTGCCGCTGGAGAGCGCGCTGGTGTTGGAGCGCAAGGCCTTCCAATTGCTATTCGATTCGAGCGACCAGAAAGAGGGCGCTCAAGCCTTCCTGGAAAAACGCAAAGCGATCTTCTCAGGAGAATGA
- a CDS encoding LysR substrate-binding domain-containing protein: MTSEDSFSGIHIFLATARSATFTEAAERLGLSKSAVGKAIARLEARVGTSLFYRSTRRLSLSPDGEAYFTVWSNALEEIKATESNLGNKLGVPTGRLRVDMPVAFGKQVVLPVLLEMSKRFPQLQLTLTFSDQLVDLTEEGIDLAIRFGSVDNVPGLVARRLTSHRWVTCAAPGYLEEYGTPLTLEDMGQHRSIVGYRRGSLMPWKMAQAGQSLKFSPPPTYQFDDAEAMIEATRAGLGICQMPLCLFEKDIAQQVVVTVLEPFEPAPVEVHALWSKSNHLRPKIRYLVDELLKLYGHS, from the coding sequence ATGACCTCCGAAGATTCCTTCAGCGGCATCCATATTTTTCTCGCCACCGCCCGCTCTGCGACCTTCACAGAGGCAGCCGAGCGCCTGGGGCTGTCCAAGTCGGCCGTAGGTAAGGCGATTGCACGGCTGGAGGCACGGGTGGGTACCAGCCTGTTTTATCGCTCGACCCGCCGCTTGTCCCTGTCTCCGGATGGCGAGGCCTACTTCACCGTGTGGTCCAATGCGCTGGAGGAGATCAAGGCCACCGAGAGCAACCTCGGCAACAAGTTAGGCGTGCCCACAGGGCGCTTGCGGGTGGACATGCCGGTCGCGTTCGGTAAACAGGTGGTACTGCCGGTGCTACTGGAGATGAGCAAACGCTTCCCGCAGTTGCAACTGACCTTGACCTTTAGCGACCAACTGGTGGACCTGACGGAAGAAGGTATCGACCTGGCCATTCGTTTTGGCAGCGTCGACAACGTCCCCGGCCTGGTGGCCAGACGCCTGACGTCACACCGCTGGGTAACCTGTGCAGCGCCGGGTTATCTGGAAGAATATGGTACGCCGTTGACGCTCGAGGACATGGGCCAGCACCGCAGCATCGTCGGCTATCGCCGCGGCAGCCTAATGCCCTGGAAAATGGCCCAGGCCGGGCAATCCTTGAAGTTCTCGCCACCACCGACCTATCAGTTTGACGATGCCGAAGCGATGATTGAAGCCACGCGAGCCGGCCTCGGTATTTGCCAGATGCCGCTCTGTCTATTTGAAAAGGACATCGCCCAGCAGGTTGTTGTTACGGTACTCGAGCCCTTTGAACCGGCGCCTGTCGAGGTCCACGCACTATGGTCGAAGAGCAATCATCTGCGGCCCAAAATTCGTTACCTGGTCGACGAGTTATTGAAGCTGTATGGCCACAGCTAA
- a CDS encoding 3-hydroxyacyl-CoA dehydrogenase, whose product MTREINRMAVVGAGVMGTGIAQIAAQAGIRVTLFDSREGAAQGARESLKGTLDKLVDKGKIANADALATLSRVQVASALTELSDVDLVVEAIIERLDAKQGLLAELEAVVADDCILATNTSSLSVTSIARNCRLPQRIAGFHFFNPVPLMKVVEVIDGLATDPQVGDSLRALAARMGHRGIRAKDTPGFIINHAGRAYSTEALQILKEGVAEPAEVDRILREGLGFRMGPLELFDLTALDVSHPVIESIYNQFYQEPRYRPAALTRQMLDAGYVGRKVGRGFYRYADGQMIDPPAAQAVPALEAFPPVWLGTENPEDRARFTELLQQVGARVEEGTVPSSEALCLLAPYGLDATGAVGLFGTDPERTVCIDPLLDIARYRTLMLNPATHADMRDAAHALLGRDGVGVSVINDSVGFVAQRVLAMIVNLAGDIVQQRIASVDDLDEGVRRGLGYPQGPLAWGDSVGPKRLLTTLERMTELTGDPRYRPGPWLRRRAALGLSLRHNEPLPTEPQR is encoded by the coding sequence ATGACACGTGAAATTAACCGGATGGCGGTTGTTGGCGCCGGAGTCATGGGTACAGGTATTGCTCAGATCGCCGCTCAGGCGGGCATTCGCGTCACGCTGTTTGATAGTCGCGAAGGCGCTGCGCAGGGCGCCCGCGAAAGCTTGAAAGGCACGTTGGACAAGCTGGTCGACAAAGGCAAGATTGCCAACGCCGATGCGCTGGCCACGCTCTCCCGCGTGCAAGTGGCGAGCGCCCTTACGGAACTGAGCGACGTCGACCTGGTAGTGGAAGCCATTATCGAGCGCCTCGACGCCAAGCAGGGCTTGCTCGCCGAGTTGGAAGCCGTGGTTGCCGATGACTGCATTCTGGCTACCAACACCTCATCGCTCTCCGTCACCAGCATTGCTCGCAATTGCCGACTTCCCCAACGCATCGCTGGCTTTCATTTTTTTAACCCTGTGCCGCTGATGAAAGTGGTGGAAGTCATCGATGGTCTGGCGACTGACCCGCAGGTAGGCGACAGCCTCCGAGCCCTGGCTGCCCGCATGGGGCATAGGGGTATTCGGGCGAAGGACACACCAGGGTTCATCATCAATCACGCCGGCCGTGCATATAGCACTGAGGCTTTGCAAATTCTCAAGGAAGGCGTAGCCGAACCCGCCGAGGTAGACCGTATCCTGCGCGAGGGTCTGGGTTTTCGCATGGGGCCCTTGGAGCTGTTTGATCTGACGGCTCTTGATGTTTCCCATCCAGTCATTGAGTCGATCTACAACCAGTTCTACCAGGAACCGCGGTATCGGCCTGCAGCGCTAACACGCCAGATGCTGGATGCCGGCTACGTCGGGCGCAAGGTCGGGCGTGGGTTTTACCGATACGCCGACGGCCAGATGATCGATCCACCCGCCGCACAGGCAGTACCTGCGCTGGAAGCATTTCCGCCGGTTTGGCTTGGCACTGAAAACCCCGAGGATCGTGCACGTTTCACCGAGCTTCTTCAGCAGGTGGGCGCGCGGGTCGAAGAGGGCACGGTCCCAAGCAGCGAGGCCCTGTGTTTGCTGGCACCTTACGGTCTGGATGCCACCGGCGCCGTCGGCCTGTTTGGCACCGATCCTGAGCGCACGGTGTGCATCGACCCGCTGCTGGATATCGCCCGCTACCGCACGCTGATGCTAAATCCCGCTACCCATGCCGACATGCGCGATGCCGCCCATGCGCTGTTGGGCCGCGATGGCGTGGGCGTCAGTGTGATCAATGACAGTGTCGGCTTTGTGGCCCAAAGGGTACTGGCCATGATCGTCAACCTGGCGGGCGATATCGTTCAGCAGCGTATCGCCAGTGTCGATGACCTGGATGAAGGCGTGCGCCGTGGTCTTGGTTATCCGCAAGGTCCGCTGGCCTGGGGCGATAGTGTCGGGCCCAAGCGTTTGCTCACCACTCTTGAACGCATGACCGAACTGACGGGCGATCCCCGTTATCGGCCGGGTCCCTGGCTGCGGCGACGGGCCGCCTTGGGCCTTTCATTGCGTCACAACGAACCACTCCCGACTGAACCTCAACGCTAG
- a CDS encoding IclR family transcriptional regulator: MARNKADQQKAESSTGADEIALLKMGMLDPASASSEDETSGQFVTALARGLELMRCFTPRDNVLGNQELARMTGLPKPTVTRLTNTLMRLGCLKREVHSGKYQLDVGVLGFGYAMLSNLSIRSVAHPLMEELANHAQAAVAMAARDRLQMVYLDVVQGQGNTTMRRQIGSYLPLAQSSAGRACLAAMPESEREFLLDHMRQREAAQWPVIRKGLDRAFRDYTDYGFCLSIGEWHRDVNSVAVPLLHPQFGLLTFNCGGPSFQLPRDKLTDDIGPRLINMVNNIGAAAR; the protein is encoded by the coding sequence ATGGCACGCAACAAAGCGGATCAGCAGAAGGCTGAGAGCAGCACTGGAGCGGATGAAATCGCTTTACTGAAGATGGGCATGCTCGACCCGGCCAGTGCGTCGAGTGAGGACGAAACCAGCGGCCAGTTCGTGACTGCGCTGGCACGTGGGCTGGAGCTGATGCGGTGCTTTACCCCGCGCGACAACGTGCTGGGCAATCAGGAACTGGCGCGGATGACCGGGCTACCCAAGCCGACCGTGACGCGCTTGACCAACACCCTGATGCGCCTTGGCTGCCTCAAGCGTGAGGTGCACTCGGGCAAGTACCAGCTGGATGTCGGTGTGCTGGGGTTCGGCTACGCCATGCTGTCGAATCTGTCGATTCGCTCGGTGGCGCACCCGCTGATGGAAGAGCTGGCCAATCACGCTCAAGCCGCAGTGGCAATGGCGGCCCGGGATCGCCTGCAGATGGTTTACCTGGACGTCGTTCAGGGCCAAGGCAATACCACGATGCGGCGGCAGATCGGCAGCTACTTGCCACTGGCGCAAAGCTCGGCGGGACGCGCATGCCTGGCGGCGATGCCAGAGAGCGAGCGAGAGTTTCTCCTCGACCACATGCGCCAACGCGAAGCAGCACAGTGGCCGGTGATCCGCAAGGGCCTGGATCGCGCGTTTCGCGATTACACCGATTACGGCTTTTGCCTATCGATCGGCGAGTGGCACCGCGACGTCAACTCAGTCGCCGTGCCGCTGTTACACCCGCAGTTCGGGTTACTGACCTTCAACTGCGGTGGACCGAGCTTCCAGCTTCCACGGGACAAGCTCACTGACGATATCGGGCCTCGCCTGATCAACATGGTTAACAACATCGGCGCCGCCGCTCGGTAA